A genomic segment from Polyangium mundeleinium encodes:
- a CDS encoding beta-propeller fold lactonase family protein yields the protein MTRSGLLRKALAVIGLAVPLAAPTLAHAASSYTLFESGQVRPLALSTDGKHLFAVNTPDGRLEIFRVKTNGLSHVGSVPVGLEPVAVAARNDDEVWVVNHLSDSISVVDVSNPAHGRVVRTLLVGDEPRDIVFGGPNRRRAFITTAHRGQNRPSDPQFTTPGVGRADVWVFDANALGAPLGGTPLTIVTLFSDTPRALAVSPDGSKVYAAAFHSGNRTTVVSDLLVPDGGEAAGGVAAPNTNFEGVPQPESSIIVKYNGAHWVDSIGRTWDDEMRFSLPDEDVFVIDATTNPPAQKAGVSGFYTGVGTILYNMIVNPVNGKVYVTNTDAQNDKRFEGPGIFAGETLRGHLHESRITVLGPGSVAPRHINKHIDYATCCAPLPNTENERSLALPQGMAITSNGATLYVAALGSDKIGIFNTAALENDTFAPSAANHIPVSGGGPTGIVLDQARGRLYALTSFDNAISIIDTAARVETAHVPMHNPEPPSITHGRKFLYDAKFSSSHGDSSCASCHVFGDFDSLAWDLGNPDAVTITNPGPFLVEDPGTPDYRPLKGPMTTQSLRGMANHGPMHWRGDRTGGNDAPSVQPDSGIFDEVAAFKKFNPAFVELLGRHTELSEADMDAFTDFVLRITYPPNPIRNLDNSLTPDQQAGKAFFTGPLSDVTHSCEGCHTLDTTGNPESEAPGFFGTMGLSTFEGTPQTMKVPHFRNLYQKVGMFGMAEAPGIEPGDNGFMGDQVRGFGYLHDGMIDTIFRFMHFGFGESEFNPEGFPVGPSGQLLRRQVESFLLAFDTNMAPIVGQQATLTQTSNAAVHARLNLLRSRAEAGECDLVVKGRLLGSELGYLYAGGGLFTSNRAGSPPIADTTLRLVSLLLNLPLTYTCTPPGSGERLGLDRDEDGFRDGDEHDAGSDPADPNSTP from the coding sequence ATGACCAGATCTGGATTGCTGCGCAAAGCCCTCGCGGTTATCGGGCTCGCCGTCCCTCTCGCCGCCCCCACCCTCGCTCACGCTGCCTCGTCGTACACACTCTTTGAAAGTGGTCAAGTGCGCCCCCTCGCACTCTCGACCGATGGCAAACATCTCTTCGCGGTCAATACCCCCGATGGTCGCCTGGAGATCTTCCGCGTCAAAACGAACGGCCTATCACACGTCGGCTCGGTGCCCGTGGGGCTCGAGCCCGTCGCCGTCGCGGCGAGGAACGATGACGAGGTATGGGTCGTCAATCATCTCTCGGACAGCATCAGCGTCGTCGACGTGAGCAATCCGGCGCACGGGCGGGTGGTGCGCACGCTGCTCGTGGGGGACGAACCGCGTGATATCGTTTTTGGTGGGCCAAACCGCCGGCGCGCATTCATCACGACGGCCCACCGCGGCCAGAATCGCCCGAGCGACCCGCAGTTCACCACGCCCGGCGTCGGCCGCGCCGACGTATGGGTCTTCGACGCCAATGCGCTGGGCGCGCCCCTGGGCGGGACGCCGCTCACCATCGTGACCCTCTTCAGCGACACGCCGCGCGCGCTCGCCGTCTCCCCCGACGGCTCCAAGGTGTATGCGGCCGCCTTCCATTCCGGCAACCGCACCACGGTCGTCAGCGATCTGCTGGTCCCCGACGGCGGGGAAGCGGCCGGCGGTGTCGCCGCGCCCAACACGAATTTCGAGGGCGTCCCGCAGCCCGAGAGCAGCATCATCGTCAAGTACAACGGCGCCCACTGGGTCGATTCCATCGGCCGCACCTGGGACGACGAGATGCGCTTCTCGTTGCCCGACGAGGACGTGTTCGTCATCGACGCCACGACCAATCCGCCGGCGCAAAAGGCGGGCGTGTCAGGGTTTTACACCGGCGTCGGCACCATTCTGTACAACATGATCGTCAACCCGGTGAACGGGAAGGTCTACGTCACCAACACCGACGCGCAGAATGACAAGCGGTTCGAGGGCCCGGGGATCTTCGCGGGCGAGACGCTGCGGGGACACCTGCACGAGAGCCGAATCACGGTGCTGGGCCCGGGCAGCGTGGCCCCGCGGCACATCAACAAGCACATCGATTACGCGACCTGCTGCGCGCCCCTGCCCAATACGGAAAACGAGCGGAGCCTCGCGCTCCCGCAGGGCATGGCCATCACCAGCAACGGCGCGACGCTCTACGTGGCCGCCCTGGGCTCCGACAAGATCGGCATTTTCAACACCGCAGCCCTGGAGAACGACACGTTCGCGCCCTCGGCGGCGAACCATATCCCCGTCTCGGGCGGGGGGCCCACGGGGATCGTCCTCGATCAAGCGCGCGGCCGCCTCTATGCGCTGACGAGCTTCGACAACGCTATCTCCATCATCGACACCGCGGCGCGCGTCGAGACGGCCCACGTCCCGATGCACAACCCCGAGCCGCCCAGCATCACGCATGGCCGGAAGTTCCTCTACGACGCGAAATTCTCCTCCAGCCACGGCGACTCGTCCTGCGCGAGTTGCCACGTGTTCGGCGATTTCGACAGCCTGGCCTGGGATCTCGGCAACCCCGACGCGGTCACGATCACCAATCCGGGGCCCTTCCTGGTCGAGGATCCCGGCACCCCCGACTATCGTCCGTTGAAGGGCCCCATGACCACCCAAAGCCTGCGCGGCATGGCAAACCACGGCCCGATGCACTGGCGCGGCGACCGCACCGGCGGCAACGACGCGCCGTCCGTCCAGCCGGACAGCGGGATCTTCGACGAGGTCGCGGCCTTCAAGAAATTCAACCCCGCCTTCGTGGAGCTCTTGGGGCGCCACACCGAGCTCTCCGAGGCGGACATGGACGCATTCACCGATTTCGTCCTGCGTATCACCTATCCGCCGAATCCGATCCGCAACCTCGACAACTCCCTCACGCCGGACCAGCAAGCAGGAAAAGCGTTCTTCACCGGCCCCCTGTCCGACGTCACGCATAGCTGCGAGGGATGCCACACCCTCGATACCACCGGCAACCCGGAGAGCGAGGCGCCAGGTTTCTTCGGCACGATGGGGCTGAGCACCTTCGAGGGGACGCCGCAAACGATGAAGGTCCCCCATTTCCGCAACCTCTACCAGAAGGTCGGGATGTTCGGCATGGCCGAGGCGCCGGGGATCGAGCCGGGCGACAATGGCTTCATGGGCGATCAGGTGCGCGGCTTCGGCTATCTGCACGACGGCATGATCGACACGATCTTCCGATTCATGCATTTCGGCTTCGGAGAAAGCGAATTCAACCCCGAGGGGTTCCCGGTCGGCCCGAGCGGCCAGCTCTTGCGCCGGCAGGTCGAGTCATTCCTGCTCGCGTTCGACACCAACATGGCGCCGATCGTCGGGCAGCAGGCGACCTTGACCCAAACGAGCAACGCGGCCGTCCACGCACGCCTCAATCTGCTGCGCAGCCGCGCCGAGGCCGGGGAATGTGATCTCGTCGTGAAGGGGCGCCTGCTCGGCAGCGAGCTCGGCTATCTGTACGCCGGCGGCGGTCTGTTCACGAGCAATCGCGCGGGCTCTCCCCCGATCGCGGACACCACGCTCCGCCTCGTGTCCCTCCTGCTCAACTTGCCACTGACCTATACCTGCACGCCGCCCGGCTCAGGCGAGCGCCTGGGGCTCGACCGCGACGAGGACGGGTTCCGCGACGGCGACGAGCACGACGCCGGGAGTGATCCGGCGGATCCCAACAGCACGCCTTAA
- a CDS encoding tetratricopeptide repeat protein, giving the protein MIRRSMPLVAASLLGLSFLVASPLASAQAKKPTSAPTTKKKPPNKNDPKLVEAKRLFQQGEDLYTKGDYEKAIEVWEMSYELSQRELILESIANAYERLGKAEKAREYLGRWREAAPPEEHADLDARLAKLDERIAKEKTEQAAKEKAEKDAKDKRDADERAKREGGKLFMPGVILAAAGGAVAIGGGVLDILAATRRPDAASVCGTAADGRQLCRSSAKDDIETSNTFATVGDIMLIGGGVAAAVGVVLVVTQSGGKKGAEEKQAVVAPWFLPGGGGVVAGGSF; this is encoded by the coding sequence ATGATCCGTCGCTCCATGCCGCTCGTCGCGGCGTCGCTCCTCGGTTTGTCCTTCCTCGTCGCGAGCCCCCTGGCCTCGGCCCAGGCGAAGAAGCCCACGTCCGCTCCGACGACGAAGAAGAAGCCGCCGAACAAGAACGATCCGAAGCTCGTCGAGGCCAAGCGCCTGTTCCAGCAGGGCGAGGATCTCTACACGAAGGGCGACTACGAGAAGGCGATCGAGGTGTGGGAGATGTCCTACGAGCTCTCGCAACGAGAGCTGATCCTCGAGAGCATCGCGAACGCTTACGAGCGGCTCGGGAAGGCCGAGAAGGCGCGCGAGTACCTCGGGCGCTGGCGGGAAGCGGCGCCGCCGGAGGAGCACGCGGATCTCGACGCGCGGCTCGCGAAGCTCGACGAGCGCATCGCGAAGGAGAAGACCGAGCAGGCCGCGAAGGAGAAGGCCGAGAAGGACGCCAAGGACAAGCGCGACGCCGACGAGCGAGCGAAGCGCGAGGGCGGCAAGCTCTTCATGCCGGGCGTGATCCTCGCGGCGGCGGGCGGGGCCGTGGCGATCGGCGGCGGCGTGCTCGACATCCTGGCCGCGACCCGCCGGCCGGACGCTGCGTCGGTCTGCGGAACGGCGGCGGATGGCCGGCAGCTTTGCCGGTCGTCGGCGAAGGACGACATCGAGACGTCGAACACGTTCGCGACCGTGGGCGACATCATGCTGATCGGCGGCGGCGTGGCCGCGGCGGTGGGCGTCGTGCTCGTGGTGACGCAGAGCGGCGGGAAGAAGGGCGCGGAGGAGAAGCAGGCCGTCGTCGCGCCGTGGTTCTTGCCGGGCGGCGGCGGGGTCGTGGCGGGCGGGTCGTTCTAG